A segment of the Candidatus Hydrogenedens sp. genome:
GTTACTTATATTCTCGATTTTGGTAGGTTCGGGTATATGTTTTTATTTTGTGATGAATGGGATAAGTGTATTAAGAAAATCCAAATAAAGAGGTAAGGAGATATTTATGATTGGGTTAAACAACAAAGAGGAGGTAAAGACAATGGAAGGTATGAAGGGTTATTCTCCAATATTTTTCCAATACAGTACAAGTAAATTAGGTTTAACTTATATAAATGCAGATTTAAATTTTTTGAGATATGCAAGTATAAATAGATTCTTTTCTGGAGAGGACAAAAATTTTAATATATTGATAACAAAAGACTTACGACTATTGAGCCAGAAAAGTATTCCAATTGGCACGGGTATTGTTATTAATAATTCGACAATTGAATATGAATTATAAACCAATAAACAGAAGGAGAAAAAAAATGAAAATGGATGTAAATAAAAATCAAAGATGCCTCGTTATTAATAATAACAGGCATAAAAATAAATATAAACAATTGGACCTTGAAAGGAATTATAAAACTATGAAAAAACTTAGTAGTATAGGAGAAACAAATATGAAGAACACAAACAAAAATAAAAATGAACTAAGGAGAAGCGCAATGAATTTATATCCACAATTAAAAAAACATTTAAACAACAAGGAGAGAGGATTTATGAAAAGCAGAGTACTATTAGGTTTATTGTTAAGTTTGGTAATTTTGATAAGTGGTATATGTTGGAGTTGTCAGGGGTATTTTACTTTACAGGAATTAGAAAACTCGAAGTTTTTATCATTTTTATATTTTCCTTGGCATCGTTTAATTACGCCTTATATTGAAAAGTGGTTTTTTATTGATGTGCCGGATATAGAGCCCAAAATAAGTCCTTTATTAGCATATGTAGGTTTTTATAAGAGCATAGATATAAATGATGAATGGGACTTTTTATTAAAAGAGGGCAGGAGTATTTTCTATATACTCCATGATATTTGTGCTATGGTTTTAAGTAATAGAGAGGGGCTGTCATATTATTTAGGTCATATGGGGAATGAATCAGTGGCTTTGATAAGTGGTGTAGGTCCATTAACTCAGTCTGTATTTTTATCTATATTAGGGGTAGTATTGTTATCAATGCTATTGTTTGAGGTTTGGCGTCGTAATTTTAACATTGAATCAGGAGCCTTACTTCCTTGCTATGAATGTAATAATAATTATTGTATAACGGAGAGTAAACAACTTAATGTAGGAGGGAAAAATATGGATAGGTATCAAACATTCAGTATGAATAACATAAACAGTAACAAAACAAAAGGAGGACATGATATGAATACCAATAAAGGCAATCAAAATAATTTTAGTAATGATGAAAGACAAGAGCAGAAGAAGGAAATGAGCCCTCAATTTTCTAAGGGTGTTTTATATATCATATTGGGGCTGGGAATTATTGTTGCAGGTTATTTATTAGCTTCTTTCTTTTCGACACCAAAATTTAGTGATGGAGAAGCACCTAAATTTGAGTTGCCAGTACAACAACAGCGTGTAATGGTCCCTCCAAAACCACAAACCCTCGACCCAGAAATAATATTTAATGAAAAGGTTAAACCTGTCGTTGAAGATTGTAAAAGGGAAAATGAAGAAGTACTGAGAAAATGCCTGTTTACTTTGGATGAAAGAATGAAAGAGTGTTATTCAGGCATAGACCCATTTTTAGATGATATGACATCATTTGGAACAAAGATAGGTATAGTCTGGAATTGGGCTGTGGGTGATAAAGAGGCTTATATAAAATCTAAATTTGAGGAACATATCGTATCTGAGGAAGAACTGAAACAAATTCTTAATGATGTAGTTGAACAATATATTGAAGGAGTAGGCGGAAATATCAATGAAATGCATACGAGAATTATGGTAAATATGGAACCCATTCGTAAACAGTTTAATATCCCGAAAACCACAATAAAAACTTTTGTTAGTAGTGCTATGCAATATGTTTTGGAGGATATACAGAATAATAGTAATAAACTATTGTGGAATACAATAATAAGTTATGGTTTGTCGGAGATTGGGAGCTATATTGCAGTACAAGGTGGATCTATTGTTTTAAGCCAAATTAGTTCGTATGTTTTACCTACAATTTCAGAAGCCATTCTAACCCCTGCATTAGCAATGGCAGGAGTAAACTTAACTTCTACATTGGCTGGCGTTGGTGTAGGGACCGCTGCTTCTGCAGGGACTGGAGCTACTATCGGTTCAGTTATCCCGGGTTTTGGAACCGTAGTTGGATTTGTGGCAGGTGGAATTATCGGGATTATTATTGAAAACCATATAGATAATAACTTCAAGGAAAAAATCAAACCTCAAATCGAGAGGTCTATTGATGAGATAAAAATACAAATTAGTAGAGGTTTTAGACAGAATATGTCAAGTGAAGAAGAGGTATTTATGAAGGATTTGTCTATGAAGATAAAACAGGGGGTAAGTGATTTTTGTAACATACAAAATCAAATAATAATGACAAATTATCAAAACCTTATAAATAACATAAATAACTCAATGGGGGTAGCTAAAAAAGTATCTATCTATGGGAATATCTAATTAAAATGGAGGGAAAAACAATGATTAGTAACAATAGAAATAATTGCAACAAAAACACAAATGCTATAAATAGAGGAGATATTATTATGAATATGCATAAAAGAGTTAAAGGGAATTTGAAAAATCGTTTAATGAAAAGAGAAAGAACTATTGTCTTGAGTTTATTGCTTGTAGTCGGGGTATTGTCTTTAAATTTTAACACCCATGCGATAGTTGGTCCTATAGCAAAGGGAATAGTAAAGGAAATATTAGAATTTATTGGGGAAAAAGGAGGAAAAGAAGTTCTGGAAAGTGTTGGTAAGAAAGTTAGCAAAGAAGCAATGGAAGAATTAGCGGAAAAAACGATAAAAGAAGTTGGTGAAGAAGGTGCAAAAAAAGTATTTAAAGAATTAGGTGAGCAAGCATTGAAGCATGGAGATGATGCATTTTTAGTGGCAAGAAAATATGGAGTACAACAAACAGTGCATTTATTGAAAGAACTTCCGGAAGAAACAGGGAAGAAGGCGGTAAAGGCGTTTTTAAATCGGGGCGATGAACTTATGCCTTTAGCACAAAGATTTGGTAAAGAGGTTATAGAGATGGAAGTGAAACATCCGGGACTAACGAAACAGGTTGCGGTAGAGTTTGGAGAACAAGGAATAAAATCGTTAAAGAATTGTGATACAAACCAGATAATAACATTACTAAGAAGAAAAGATATTTTAAATAATTTAACTCCTGAAGGGAAAGCAGTATTATGTCAAAAGGTGAGCCAAAGTTCTACCTGGAATAATATTGTAGATATATTTGAAAAACATCCCAAAACAACAGATGCATTGGTCAAATTAAGTGCAATACTGGGAAGTGTATATATTATTTCTGAAAAAGCCTTATCTTCGGATATAAAAAAAGTATTACCCGACGGAAGAGTTGTTGATGAAGAGGTAAGTATATTTCAGAATAGAGACATAACATATAATCAAGACGGTAGTATGGTAGAAAGTAATAGAGATCCTATTACTAATTTGTTTAAAAAAATTGCGGACAGCGGGAAAAATATAGGAATTCACTATTTAGTTATATTTATTGGGGCTGGCATTGGATTATTCTTTGTTCTTCGGGGGTTGGTTCCCATTGTTATATCTCTCCGCAAAAAGAATAATGTTTAAGTAAAAAATTAACACGGTAATAAAAAAGGAAGATGGCTATGAGAGTTTATTGCACAATAATTCATATTTTGATAATAGTCGCTATTATTTGCTTTCTTGTTTCAATAATAAAAGAGTGTGTGAAGGCTAACCAACAAGTGGAAAAACCGGGGTTTCTAAAGCGAATACTTAAATATTTTTGGGAACCGTATAAAACATGTTGGGAGTGGAAGGCGAAATATCCATTTCTTTTGTAACTTTTCTATTTGAAGATTTTTCGTTTTTTGATAAATAGTGTGAATTAAAGACTACATATCAGGGTGCAACAGATTATAATTAGATGGATTAAAAGGGGACTTAAAAAGGGAAGGGGTTTTATCATACCATTCTCGGAGTTTCTCCGCTGAGCTTTTGTTGTTCAATACCTTCTGCCTATGAACATAATTATAACAATAAATATATTGGTTTAATCTATCCATGAGCTTTTTGTAATCCGTAAAGTAAAGTTGTTTTAGAATGTCTATTATTCTAACATTAAACTGTTCAACCAATCCATAGGTCTTCGGCTCTTCGGGTAATTTTGGTAATTCCTTTACATCGACATGAATATATCCTGGCTCTACCTCCTCAAATCGTCCCACCTACCCTCGTTGCTTCCGCATCCGCTCCTTCTATGTCTCTCGTTCCGCCTCAATGACCCCATGCCAATGTAAACACCGAACAATATTCCATCGATTGACATGTAAAATAAACGGTTTTAACACTCCCACTAATCCATCGATACCCATCCCGATACTCCGCCGTAGTTCATATATCACCCATTCCTCCAGCGGATTTAAGACTGTCCTTAATTTATGCGGTCATGATGACTTATCGGTTAATTCTTCTCTCTTATAGTCCATGTGCTTAACCACAACCGCTTCGCAAAAACTATTACGGCTTCCTTCGACTCCTTTATCATCTTTTACATTTGAACTGTTATCTTATCGTTTGGGTTATACTTAATTCCAGCCATATCCATTCCCTCCTTGATTTCCTAACATTATCTGTCTTATTCTACATATTATCATTTGATATTATTTAATATGTCTTATAGTCTGTTAGTATTGGATATATTAATTTACATAAAAGGTATTAATATGGAACAAAACGAAGTAAATATAGCCTTCGAAATCCTGTTAGAAAAAATTGAAAAAGTTTTTAATTTTTTAAATGAAGAGGGAGAAACTGCTTTTAAAACTCAAGATTATGAAAAAGCAAGACAACTTAATGAAAATGGGGAAAAATTAAAACAATTCCAAGAAAAAATTAAAGTATTACAAACAGAATGGCAAAATCTATTTAGTAAAAGAGTATATTCAAGCAGTAGAAAAAGAAAATCTAAAGGTAGGTTGAAAAGAGGACTTCGGACTCCTGAATCTGAATTCAAAATTCCCATCTTAGAAGCAATTGTTAGCCTTGGAGGGGAAGGGAAAACGAGTAAAATCTTAGAGTTAGTTTTTCAAAAAATCAAGCATAAATTGAATACACACGATTTAGAACCTCGTAATTCAAATCCCGAACATAAAAGATGGGAAAACACGGCCCATTGGACAAGATATTCGCTCATCAATGAAGGATTACTCTCTGATAATTCTCCACAAGGTATCTGGGAAATAACTGAAAAAGGGCGTTCATTCTTGGGTTCGCAAAATTAGTCAATTTGAGATAGATTTATATCAAATAATTTTTATAAAGGGCATAACAATGAATAAACATATTTCTCTTTTAAATCTTTTCCTACTTTTTATTATTCATTATTCTACGACTTTTGCGGAGAACATTGCTTTAGGGGTAAAGTATACATTAGATCCTGCTCCTAACTATGCTCACTGTAAAGATAAAGATGATACCATTCAACTCACTGATGGTAAATATGTAGAGGGATATTTCTGGACACAAGAAGGCACTGTCGGCTGGTCAAATGAAGGGCTTGTCATCATCACTATTGACCTCGGGAAAGATATGCCAATTGGGGGGGTATCTTTTAGCACTGCAGGGGGTACTGCAGGTGTTGAGTTTCCTAAATCTATTATGATTTTTACTGCAGGTGAAGATGGTATATTTCATAAGATCGGTGATCTAATCGAACTAAATGAACAAAAAGTTAAACCTGCTAAAGAAGGATATACCACCTATATTTATAAGACTGAAAAAATAAAAACACATGGACGAAAAGTAGGTCTGGTCATCATTTCAGACCGTTTTACTTTCTGCGATGAAATTGAAGTTTATAAGGGGGATGACCGTTTCATAAATATTCCCTTCCCAGATGAGGGAACGGATGATTTGCACAAATATACACAAATGGTTACCATTCATAATTGTGTAAAGCAACGAATAACAAACGATATAGAAGCTCTTCGCAAAATTACTGAAAATCTTTCATCAAGAAACAAACAACGCCAATACCGCAAGCAAT
Coding sequences within it:
- a CDS encoding winged helix-turn-helix domain-containing protein, whose product is MEQNEVNIAFEILLEKIEKVFNFLNEEGETAFKTQDYEKARQLNENGEKLKQFQEKIKVLQTEWQNLFSKRVYSSSRKRKSKGRLKRGLRTPESEFKIPILEAIVSLGGEGKTSKILELVFQKIKHKLNTHDLEPRNSNPEHKRWENTAHWTRYSLINEGLLSDNSPQGIWEITEKGRSFLGSQN